One window of the Micropterus dolomieu isolate WLL.071019.BEF.003 ecotype Adirondacks linkage group LG08, ASM2129224v1, whole genome shotgun sequence genome contains the following:
- the LOC123975870 gene encoding uncharacterized oxidoreductase At1g06690, chloroplastic-like, with amino-acid sequence MSPVPKVRLSGGLEICRVLNGMWQVSGAHGAVDKARAVEAMQAYVDAGLTTFDMADIYGPAEEIFGQFNNQLKCKSSANDIPALQSLTKYVPRPGPMDRKVVEKALQRSMTRMQVDTLDCVQFHWWDYRDMRYLDALGHLSDLQQEGLIRELALTNFDTQRLEEITNRGIRISSNQVQYSVIDQRPAAKMAQFCLASNIQLLTYGTLAGGLLSERYLGKAEPNSRAELYTASLSKYKNMIDSWGGWSLFQDLLVTLETVAKRHDCSVASVATRYVLDCPAVGGVIVGCRLGVTGAGQHISDSLRSCDPDLKLTAEDLTAIDAVTRRSRDLMALIGDCGDEYRS; translated from the exons ATGTCCCCGGTACCCAAAGTGAGACTGTCCGGAGGTCTGGAGATCTGCCGGGTTCTGAATGGGATGTGGCAGGTGTCCGGGGCGCACGGGGCAGTGGATAAAGCCAGAGCAG TTGAGGCCATGCAGGCCTACGTAGATGCTGGTCTGACCACATTTGACATGGCAGACATTTATGGGCCTGCAGAGGAAATATTTGGACAGTTCAACAACCAg CTGAAGTGCAAATCCTCTGCGAACGACATCCCAGCCCTGCAGAGTCTGACCAAATACGTGCCAAGGCCAGGACCAATGGACCGCAAG gTGGTGGAGAAGGCGCTCCAACGCTCCATGACCCGTATGCAGGTGGACACTCTGGACTGTGTTCAGTTCCACTGGTGGGACTATAGAGACATGAGATACCTGGATGCACTGGGACACCTGTCCGACCTGCAGCAGGAGGGACTTATAC GGGAGCTTGCCCTTACTAACTTTGACACACAGAGGCTGGAGGAGATCACCAACAGAGGCATCCGCATCTCAAGCAACCAG GTGCAGTACTCTGTGATTGACCAGCGACCTGCAGCAAAGATGGCGCAGTTCTGTCTGGCTAGTAACATTCAGCTCCTCACTTATGGCACTCTGG CTGGAGGTCTACTCTCAGAGCGTTATCTGGGGAAGGCAGAGCCTAATTCCAGGGCGGAGCTCTACACCGCCTCCCTCTCTAAGTACAAGAACATGATCGACAGTTGGGGTGGCTGGAGCCTTTTCCAGGACCTCCTTGTCACTTTGGAGACTGTTGCCAAGAGACACGACTGCTCAGTGGCCAGCGTGGCAACGCGTTATGTGCTGGATTGCCCAGCGGTGGGCGGGGTCATTGTGGGCTGTCGGCTAGGCGTCACAGGGGCAGGGCAACACATCAGTGACAGTCTGCGTAGCTGCGACCCTGACCTGAAGCTGACGGCAGAAGATCTCACCGCCATTGACGCAGTGACGCGCCGTTCCAGGGACCTAATGGCGCTCATTGGGGATTGTGGGGATGAGTACAGAAGCTAA
- the nsun5 gene encoding probable 28S rRNA (cytosine-C(5))-methyltransferase, with translation MALYMKAAEILEKAESKQGAVKTLVYDSKFANIKQLFALVCETQKFSSVLEEIINSTKLLKHTKLRMHLAKVLVHDLLMGQGLKCGGSWKVTMMKHRPRLQAALARMKVKRKVSKNEDLLPASIQQLVGVQLPRYVRVNTLKTTVEDAVDYLKRDGFSFLGQASGLDDLTLKGRHFVRDMHLPELLVFSPKTDFHDHFLYKAGHIILQDKASCLPAYLLNPPPGSHVIDACAAPGNKSSHLAAIMENKGRLFAFDLDAKRLATMSTLLLRAGVTCQQLANQDFLKVDPDSPQFKDVEYILLDPSCSGSGMVCLRDNGSSADQEADQARLASLASFQLRCLNHGLRFPRLKRLVYSTCSVHSQENEEVVTACLQQNPSFRLVPLLAQWPERGLEPLGQCLRASTTKTRTHGFFVALLEKHTEAGNRKQEPVVQISELEATPRSPSTCEERPAASEEEAEASETEDRPTAGEGQADSTPGKKKKKRKRKKKTKAATVA, from the exons ATGGCTTTGTACATGAAAGCTGCTGAGATCTTGGAGAAAGCCGAGAGCAAACAGGGCGCCGTGAAAACTCTGGTTTACGACAGCAAATTTGCGAACATCAAGCAGCTGTTCGCTCTGGTTTGTGAGACCCAGAAGTTCTCCTCCGTCCTGGAGGAGATCATCAACTCCACCAAGCTGCTCAAACACACCAAGCTGAGGATGCACCTGGCCAAGGTGCTGGTGCACGACCTGCTGATGGGCCAGGGGCTGAAGTGCGGCGGCTCATGGAAGGTCACGATGATGAAGCATCGCCCCAGACTGCAGGCGGCGCTGGCCCGCATGAAGGTGAAGAGGAAGGTGAGCAAGAATGAAGATCTGCTTCCGGCCAGCATCCAGCAGCTCGTCGGGGTCCAGCTGCCCAGGTATGTGCGTGTGAACACCCTGAAGACCACCGTGGAGGATGCTGTGGACTACCTAAAGAGGGATGGTTTCTCCTTCCTGGGACAGGCCTCCGGGTTGGATGACTTGACCCTGAAGGGGAGACACTTTGTGAGAGACATGCACCTGCCAGAGCTGCTGGTCTTCTCTCCTAAGACGGACTTCCATGACCACTTCCTGTACAAGGCTGGCCACATCATTCTGCAGGACAAAGCCAGCTGCCTCCCTGCCTACCTCCTCAACCCCCCACCTGGCAGTCACGTCATCGATGCCTGCGCCGCCCCCGGCAACAAATCCAGCCACCTGGCAGCCATCATGGAGAACAAGGGCAGGCTTTTTGCCTTTGATTTGGATGCCAAGCGTCTGGCCACCATGTCCACTCTCCTGCTCCGAGCCGGGGTCACCTGTCAGCAGCTGGCCAACCAGGACTTCCTGAAGGTGGACCCTGACAGCCCGCAGTTTAAAGATGTTGAGTATATCCTGCTGGATCCATCCTGCAGCGGATCAG GTATGGTGTGTCTCCGGGACAATGGCTCCTCCGCCGACCAGGAGGCAGATCAGGCTCGCCTGGCCTCCTTGGCCTCCTTCCAGCTGCGGTGCCTGAACCACGGCCTCAGGTTCCCTCGCCTGAAGCGCTTGGTCTACTCCACCTGCTCCGTCCACAGCCAGGAGAACGAGGAAGTCGTTACAGCCTGTCTGCAGCAGAACCCCAGCTTCAG GTTGGTTCCTCTGCTGGCTCAGTGGCCTGAGCGAGGCCTGGAGCCGCTCGGTCAGTGTCTGCGTGCCAGCACCACCAAGACCCGCACACACGGCTTCTTCGTGGCTctgctggagaaacacactgaggcTGGGAATAGGAAGCAAGAGCCAGTGGTTCAGATAAG CGAGCTGGAGGCGACGCCACGCAGCCCGTCCACCTGTGAGGAGAGACCTGCAGCTTCAGAAGAAGAGGCCGAAGCTTCAGAGACCGAGGACAGACCGACAGCTGGAGAGGGGCAGGCTGACAGTACACCtggcaagaagaagaagaagaggaagaggaagaagaagaccaAGGCAGCAACAGTGGCGTGA